In the Octadecabacter sp. SW4 genome, one interval contains:
- a CDS encoding LysR family transcriptional regulator, whose translation MDWRDIPSLNALRAFEAAARHGTLSAAARELNVTHAAIAQNLRTLEAHFGLPLMLRSGRGMALTPDGQTLALSLGEAFAQIGSATRDLLDRTKVRPLRVAVTPSFAANWLMPRIGAFWEKHPEIEVELIPGMGLVDMRADNIDIAIRYGKGGWPGVTSTKLMPAGHVAVAAPSYLKGRKITCLADLKGAHWLMDGARSEERFWMAENGIDLADEKVTVFPTGQLSREAARAGLGVTVLPAPIAAPHITSGVFITLCTEENSATAYHILTRAEVVSAARDQFVKWLKSEAAA comes from the coding sequence ATGGATTGGCGTGATATCCCGTCCCTGAACGCGCTGCGTGCCTTCGAGGCTGCGGCGCGACATGGCACGCTCTCGGCTGCCGCGCGTGAATTGAACGTCACACATGCCGCAATCGCACAGAACCTGCGCACGCTCGAGGCCCATTTCGGCTTGCCGCTGATGCTGCGCAGCGGGCGCGGTATGGCCCTGACACCGGACGGGCAAACGCTGGCGCTGAGTTTGGGCGAGGCATTCGCGCAAATCGGGTCCGCGACACGCGACTTGCTGGATCGCACCAAGGTGCGGCCCCTGCGTGTGGCTGTAACCCCGTCTTTTGCGGCCAACTGGCTGATGCCCCGGATCGGCGCATTCTGGGAAAAACACCCCGAGATCGAGGTAGAACTGATCCCCGGCATGGGGCTGGTCGATATGCGCGCCGACAATATCGACATCGCGATCCGTTACGGCAAGGGCGGCTGGCCCGGTGTCACATCGACGAAGCTCATGCCCGCCGGCCATGTCGCCGTTGCCGCCCCCAGCTATCTGAAAGGGCGCAAAATCACCTGCCTTGCCGATCTCAAGGGCGCGCATTGGCTGATGGATGGCGCGCGGTCCGAAGAGCGGTTCTGGATGGCGGAAAACGGGATTGATCTGGCGGACGAGAAGGTCACCGTTTTCCCAACCGGACAGCTATCGCGAGAGGCGGCGCGCGCAGGTTTGGGTGTTACTGTCTTGCCCGCCCCGATTGCTGCACCACACATCACGTCGGGCGTGTTTATTACCCTATGCACCGAGGAAAACAGCGCCACCGCCTATCACATCCTGACCCGTGCCGAGGTGGTTTCCGCCGCGCGCGACCAGTTTGTGAAGTGGTTGAAATCCGAGGCCGCGGCTTAG
- a CDS encoding class I SAM-dependent methyltransferase — translation MTKVLRRTRKGVLGSFPLKGHGAEIGVFRGRFSTEIINECRPEKLYLIDPWINFEDPLYENTWYHKDSDNDMEDVFERVTRRFKKRVEKGQVEILRGKSVDVADAIPDGSLDFVYIDGDHSYDGVKADLEIAFAKTKETAVIAIDDYYIGGWWKDGVIRATSEFLGAHADCLSIIECVEKQMIIQRRPPVDMAQAA, via the coding sequence ATGACCAAGGTACTTCGTCGTACCCGAAAGGGTGTATTGGGTTCATTTCCACTCAAGGGCCACGGTGCCGAGATTGGTGTGTTTCGCGGGCGATTCAGCACGGAAATCATCAACGAATGCCGCCCCGAAAAACTGTATCTGATTGACCCGTGGATCAACTTCGAAGATCCGCTTTATGAAAACACCTGGTATCACAAAGACAGTGATAACGACATGGAAGACGTGTTCGAGCGCGTCACGCGCCGGTTCAAGAAACGTGTTGAAAAAGGTCAGGTCGAAATCCTGCGCGGCAAATCGGTGGACGTGGCCGATGCGATCCCTGACGGGTCGCTTGATTTCGTTTATATTGACGGTGATCACAGCTATGATGGTGTAAAGGCCGATCTTGAGATTGCCTTTGCCAAGACCAAGGAAACGGCCGTCATCGCGATTGACGATTATTACATCGGCGGCTGGTGGAAAGACGGCGTGATCCGCGCGACCTCGGAATTTCTGGGTGCCCATGCTGATTGCTTGTCGATCATTGAATGCGTTGAAAAACAGATGATCATTCAGCGTCGCCCACCCGTGGATATGGCCCAAGCCGCCTGA
- a CDS encoding HD domain-containing protein: MKDGTREDYELLEKLERPYLAMTSDRIMDELRRQGEVSLEGYPLTRLDHGLQSATRAERDGADIDWIVGALLHDIGDGLAPQNHDRFSAEVIRPFVRWDVAWVVEHHGIFQMLYYAHHYGWDRDARDRFRDHPCFDSCAEFCERWDQSSFDPDYDALPITHFVPMVREVFNRKAYDPAVIREGFVSSLTA; encoded by the coding sequence ATGAAGGACGGCACGCGCGAGGATTACGAATTGCTCGAGAAGCTCGAAAGACCCTATCTCGCAATGACGTCAGACCGGATCATGGATGAACTTCGCCGACAGGGCGAAGTGTCCCTTGAGGGGTATCCGCTGACCCGTCTGGATCACGGGCTGCAATCAGCCACCCGCGCGGAACGCGACGGCGCGGATATTGACTGGATCGTCGGTGCGTTGCTGCACGATATCGGTGACGGACTCGCCCCGCAAAACCACGATCGCTTTTCGGCCGAGGTGATCCGCCCGTTCGTCCGCTGGGATGTGGCGTGGGTCGTCGAACACCACGGGATCTTTCAGATGTTGTATTACGCCCATCACTATGGGTGGGACCGCGATGCGCGTGACCGCTTCAGGGATCATCCCTGCTTTGACAGTTGCGCCGAGTTTTGTGAACGCTGGGATCAGTCATCATTTGATCCTGACTATGACGCGCTACCAATCACGCATTTCGTCCCAATGGTCCGCGAGGTGTTCAACCGTAAAGCCTATGATCCGGCTGTCATCCGCGAAGGCTTCGTGTCGTCGCTGACAGCTTAG
- a CDS encoding HD domain-containing protein, giving the protein MKQPRAWQRMLSGRRLDLLDPTPFDIEVEDIAHGLAFVARWNGQTIGDYAYSVAEHSLLVEDIFGQMNPGAPIKWRLAALLHDAPEYVIGDMISPVKAAVGPGYGALDDRLMAAIHIRYGLPAQVPVAVKKQIKKADKISAWLEATQIAGFTKTEADRFFGKPDPKLAQNCKIRLRPPVEARNDYTARHAQLLAQM; this is encoded by the coding sequence ATGAAACAACCACGCGCATGGCAAAGAATGCTGTCGGGTCGCCGGCTTGATCTGCTGGACCCGACCCCGTTTGACATCGAGGTCGAGGACATCGCGCATGGCCTTGCCTTTGTCGCCCGCTGGAACGGGCAGACGATTGGTGATTACGCCTATTCCGTCGCCGAACATTCGCTCTTGGTCGAGGATATCTTTGGCCAGATGAACCCAGGCGCGCCTATCAAATGGCGGCTTGCCGCGCTGCTGCACGACGCCCCTGAATATGTGATCGGCGACATGATCAGCCCCGTCAAAGCCGCCGTTGGCCCTGGTTACGGTGCGCTGGATGATCGGCTGATGGCGGCGATCCATATCCGCTATGGCCTGCCCGCACAGGTGCCTGTCGCGGTGAAAAAGCAGATCAAGAAGGCCGACAAGATCAGCGCCTGGCTTGAGGCGACCCAGATCGCCGGATTCACCAAAACCGAGGCCGACAGGTTTTTTGGCAAACCAGACCCAAAACTGGCCCAGAACTGCAAGATTCGCCTGCGTCCGCCTGTCGAGGCGCGCAACGATTATACCGCGCGCCATGCTCAGTTACTGGCCCAGATGTAA
- a CDS encoding YciI family protein has product MRFALITKDKPGHIEVRKANRDAHLAYIAEMGVVEMAGPFVDPDGMMSGSLIIMDVADRAAAQAWADNDPYAKAGLFEKVRLEQWNKVVG; this is encoded by the coding sequence ATGCGTTTTGCACTGATCACCAAAGACAAACCCGGCCATATCGAAGTTCGCAAGGCCAACCGCGATGCGCATCTCGCCTATATCGCCGAGATGGGCGTCGTGGAAATGGCCGGCCCGTTTGTCGACCCCGATGGCATGATGTCAGGGTCGCTGATCATTATGGACGTGGCTGATCGGGCCGCCGCGCAGGCGTGGGCCGACAATGACCCATATGCCAAGGCTGGATTGTTTGAAAAGGTCCGGCTTGAGCAGTGGAACAAGGTGGTTGGCTGA
- a CDS encoding DUF2853 family protein, giving the protein MGKRDDLIAQYADDLKNKCGMTPDMALLTKVTIGCGPAIYNADASTVAGSQPSELETVKDNFLIKKLGLADSPQLMEAINSVLQTYGQSERNKYRAVVYYMLTKHFGKESVYG; this is encoded by the coding sequence ATGGGCAAGAGAGACGACCTTATCGCGCAGTATGCTGACGATCTGAAAAACAAATGCGGTATGACCCCTGACATGGCTTTGCTGACCAAAGTCACAATCGGCTGTGGTCCTGCGATCTATAACGCGGACGCATCGACTGTTGCCGGCAGCCAGCCCAGCGAACTTGAAACCGTCAAAGACAACTTTCTGATCAAGAAGCTGGGTCTTGCCGATAGCCCACAGCTGATGGAAGCAATCAATTCGGTGCTGCAAACCTACGGCCAGTCCGAGCGCAACAAGTATCGCGCCGTGGTCTATTACATGCTGACCAAGCACTTCGGCAAAGAATCTGTTTACGGCTAA
- a CDS encoding SCO family protein, with translation MRKAVVISAAVAAFTLVTGAVAMTKIFAPDDPFAACRASQVAGGDIGGPFTLVDENGATVTDQDVITGPTLVYFGYTFCPDVCPLDNMRNALAIHELDARGIQVTPVFISIDPARDTPERLKDFTENFHERMIGLSGSDEQIAAASREYRTYYAKRDSDDPEYYLMDHSTMSYLMFPDYGFVEFYRRDVTPEDMADSLQCFVEAAS, from the coding sequence ATGCGCAAAGCAGTCGTCATTTCCGCCGCAGTCGCGGCCTTTACCCTGGTGACCGGCGCCGTAGCGATGACAAAGATTTTCGCGCCAGATGATCCTTTCGCCGCGTGCCGCGCAAGCCAGGTCGCGGGTGGCGATATTGGCGGGCCGTTCACGCTTGTCGATGAAAACGGCGCAACCGTCACCGATCAAGACGTTATCACCGGACCAACGCTGGTTTATTTTGGCTATACTTTTTGTCCCGACGTCTGCCCGCTTGATAATATGCGCAACGCACTTGCGATCCACGAGCTGGATGCGCGCGGTATTCAAGTGACGCCAGTTTTCATTTCCATTGATCCGGCCCGCGACACACCGGAGCGCCTGAAAGACTTTACCGAAAATTTCCACGAGCGAATGATCGGGTTAAGCGGGTCGGATGAACAGATCGCCGCCGCTTCGCGCGAGTATCGCACATACTATGCAAAGCGGGACAGTGACGATCCGGAGTATTACCTGATGGATCACTCGACGATGTCCTATCTCATGTTCCCAGATTACGGTTTCGTCGAATTTTACCGTCGCGATGTCACCCCCGAAGATATGGCCGACAGCCTTCAGTGTTTCGTCGAAGCGGCCTCTTAG
- a CDS encoding ActR/PrrA/RegA family redox response regulator transcription factor: MLDTELDAIGPDKTLLLVDDDEPFLRRLAKAMEKRGFSVETADCVAAGKAIATARPPAYAVVDLRLLDGNGLDVVEVLRERRPDSRIVVLTGYGAIATAVAAVKIGAIDYLSKPADATDVMNALLATGDDLPPPPENPMSADRVRWEHIQRVYELCDRNVSETARRLNMHRRTLQRILAKRSPR, encoded by the coding sequence ATTTTGGACACTGAACTGGACGCGATCGGCCCGGATAAAACATTGCTGCTTGTGGATGACGACGAACCGTTCCTGCGCCGCCTTGCCAAAGCGATGGAAAAGCGCGGTTTTTCTGTTGAGACCGCGGATTGTGTTGCCGCTGGCAAGGCCATCGCCACGGCCCGCCCGCCTGCTTATGCGGTGGTTGATCTGCGCTTGCTGGATGGTAACGGGCTTGATGTTGTCGAAGTGCTGCGCGAACGCCGCCCCGACAGCCGGATTGTCGTGCTTACGGGATACGGCGCGATTGCCACGGCTGTGGCCGCCGTCAAGATCGGCGCGATTGATTATCTGTCCAAACCAGCGGATGCGACCGATGTGATGAACGCGCTTTTGGCGACGGGGGATGACCTTCCGCCACCGCCTGAGAACCCGATGAGCGCGGATCGCGTGCGCTGGGAGCATATTCAGCGGGTGTATGAATTGTGCGACCGCAATGTCAGCGAAACTGCGCGCCGTTTGAACATGCACCGCCGCACGTTGCAGCGGATTCTGGCGAAACGCAGCCCGCGGTAG
- the regB gene encoding sensor histidine kinase RegB — MAQIDIDMFAAQRRGNWVRLRTLVILRWFAVAGQITALFVATQVFGLVLEVGLAAMTIGASVIGNLFAMFVFAENKRLSALEATLMLVFDILQLGVLLYLTGGLNNPFALLLLAPVTIGATVLPFRHSALLGGLTMLVMTLLVRFHVDILAPGGTPLALPDLFLFGSWAALMIGVLFQGLYARQITTETNSMREALVATQMALAREQKLTDLGGVVAAAAHELGTPLATIKLVSGELMDELSDRPELLEDVTLIREQADRCRDIMRSMGRAGKDDLHLRQAPLETVVQEAAEPHINRGKEVRFALVPMGSSDTSQPQIYRRPEIVHGLRNLVQNAVDFAQTTVRIEMSWSQSSIVVRISDDGEGFPSSVIGRIGDPFVRARRRDDVRTSRPGYDGMGLGLFIAKTLLERSGATLRFANGGGRSLSGKTGGAIVAVEWPRAALDARLSGDGAGLGENEQITE, encoded by the coding sequence CTGGCACAGATCGACATAGATATGTTCGCGGCACAGCGTCGAGGCAACTGGGTCCGGCTTCGCACGCTCGTGATATTACGATGGTTCGCGGTGGCGGGCCAGATCACTGCGTTATTTGTGGCCACGCAAGTGTTCGGACTGGTGCTTGAGGTCGGACTGGCGGCCATGACCATTGGCGCTTCGGTGATTGGCAATCTGTTCGCGATGTTCGTTTTCGCCGAGAACAAAAGACTGTCCGCCCTCGAGGCGACACTGATGCTTGTCTTCGATATCTTGCAGCTTGGTGTGTTGTTGTATCTGACCGGTGGCCTCAATAACCCCTTTGCCTTGCTATTGCTGGCGCCCGTGACGATTGGTGCAACGGTTCTACCGTTTCGTCATTCGGCGCTGCTGGGTGGGCTGACAATGCTGGTCATGACTCTGCTTGTGCGCTTTCATGTCGACATCCTTGCGCCAGGCGGCACGCCGCTTGCACTGCCTGATTTGTTCCTGTTCGGGTCGTGGGCGGCGCTGATGATCGGCGTGTTGTTTCAGGGGCTATATGCCCGCCAGATCACAACCGAGACCAATTCCATGCGCGAGGCACTGGTTGCCACGCAGATGGCCCTCGCGCGGGAACAAAAGCTGACCGATCTTGGTGGGGTCGTTGCCGCAGCGGCCCATGAATTGGGCACGCCACTTGCAACCATAAAACTGGTGAGCGGCGAGCTGATGGACGAACTCTCGGACCGGCCCGAGCTGCTTGAGGATGTGACGTTGATCCGCGAACAGGCCGACCGGTGCCGCGATATCATGCGATCGATGGGGCGCGCGGGAAAGGATGATTTGCACCTGCGGCAGGCCCCGCTGGAAACCGTTGTTCAAGAAGCAGCAGAACCACATATCAACCGCGGCAAGGAGGTGCGTTTCGCACTGGTTCCAATGGGCAGCAGTGACACGTCCCAGCCCCAGATCTATCGCCGTCCCGAAATTGTGCACGGGCTGCGCAACCTTGTTCAGAATGCAGTGGATTTTGCGCAAACGACTGTGCGGATTGAAATGTCGTGGTCGCAAAGCAGTATCGTGGTGCGCATTTCCGACGATGGCGAGGGTTTTCCCTCGTCGGTCATCGGCCGGATTGGCGATCCGTTCGTGCGGGCAAGACGGCGCGATGATGTCCGCACGTCGCGGCCCGGCTATGACGGGATGGGCCTTGGGCTGTTCATCGCAAAAACGCTGCTGGAACGGTCCGGCGCGACCCTTCGTTTTGCCAATGGTGGCGGACGCAGCCTGTCGGGTAAGACGGGCGGCGCGATCGTTGCGGTTGAATGGCCGCGCGCGGCCTTGGATGCGCGCTTGTCTGGTGACGGTGCTGGCCTTGGCGAAAACGAGCAGATCACCGAATAG
- a CDS encoding DUF1761 domain-containing protein has product MGYLSVIVAAIAGFAFGAVWYMTLSKPWMEASGIKVGNDGRPEGGSPVPFILAFVAMLLVAGMMRHAFALADITTLGKGLVSGLGIGLFFISPWIMINNAYGMRPFKLTVIDAGYATFGCAIMGAVLMLF; this is encoded by the coding sequence ATGGGATATTTGTCAGTGATTGTCGCAGCGATCGCCGGCTTCGCCTTCGGGGCGGTCTGGTATATGACGCTGTCCAAACCTTGGATGGAAGCGAGCGGAATCAAGGTCGGAAACGATGGGCGGCCCGAAGGCGGATCGCCAGTGCCGTTCATTTTGGCCTTTGTCGCAATGCTGCTTGTCGCCGGGATGATGCGTCACGCCTTCGCTTTGGCTGACATCACGACTTTGGGTAAGGGATTGGTGTCTGGCCTTGGAATTGGGCTGTTTTTCATCAGCCCGTGGATCATGATCAACAACGCCTACGGGATGCGCCCGTTCAAGCTGACGGTAATCGACGCGGGCTATGCCACGTTTGGCTGCGCGATCATGGGCGCCGTTTTGATGCTGTTCTAG
- a CDS encoding PAS-domain containing protein encodes MVFSESIQIVFATFAGIAAATLIFGVWAYLGRRERQTARALLREAESTVVFLFDDDTLVNATPEARKLLRRSDSRLSDWDALITLLRPRFPHIRSQLSNLAKNGKDRIAATDQGAGFIEAELWEGLARITLSEGFMTDADKTVDPITLEAIEDELDNLRGLGEAAPQLIWKQDAEGVVTWANRAYLDVIEKIEPTLDDETPPWPPATLFHDIGRAEGDAPLVERLVVKGPYDDKESWFDVTSLRRGHGSIHFGVDANAAVKAEVAQKNFVQTLAKTFAQLSIGLAVFDRSRRLVMFNPSLLDLTQLPVEFLSSRPTLSAILDRMREIQRLPEPRNYATWREELSAFESQAANGTYCENWSLLGGETLRVTGRPHPDGAIAFLFEDISAEISLTRRFRSQVELGQHALDTIDEAVAVFAPSGQMTLSNRPYDDLWYGAGGGTGLTDKRISQEVAVWQEQCAPTGTWARITDFVSAYGEREPAQARAQLQDGRMLNCRMTPLPGGSALIGFSITKTQGAAESEDRYSEPFVAARS; translated from the coding sequence ATGGTTTTTTCCGAATCAATCCAGATTGTGTTTGCAACCTTTGCCGGTATCGCCGCCGCGACGCTTATTTTTGGCGTATGGGCCTATCTGGGCCGACGCGAGCGTCAAACCGCCCGCGCCCTGCTGCGCGAGGCTGAAAGCACGGTCGTTTTCCTGTTCGACGATGACACGCTGGTAAATGCCACCCCCGAGGCGCGCAAATTGTTGCGACGCAGCGATAGCCGACTTTCGGATTGGGACGCGCTGATAACGCTGCTGCGCCCCCGCTTCCCACACATCCGTTCGCAGCTTTCCAACCTGGCCAAGAACGGCAAGGATCGGATTGCTGCCACCGATCAGGGTGCCGGTTTCATCGAGGCTGAGTTATGGGAAGGGCTTGCCCGTATCACCCTTTCCGAAGGGTTCATGACAGACGCCGACAAGACGGTCGATCCAATCACTCTTGAAGCGATCGAGGACGAGCTTGATAACCTGCGCGGACTGGGAGAGGCCGCACCGCAACTGATCTGGAAACAGGACGCCGAGGGTGTCGTGACATGGGCCAATCGCGCCTATTTGGACGTCATCGAAAAGATCGAACCGACACTTGACGATGAAACGCCCCCTTGGCCGCCAGCAACCCTGTTTCATGATATTGGTCGCGCCGAAGGCGATGCGCCCCTGGTTGAACGGCTTGTCGTCAAGGGACCATATGATGACAAGGAATCCTGGTTTGACGTGACGAGCCTGCGCCGCGGGCATGGATCGATCCATTTTGGTGTAGACGCCAACGCCGCCGTCAAGGCCGAGGTGGCGCAAAAGAATTTTGTTCAAACCCTTGCCAAGACATTTGCCCAGCTTTCAATTGGTTTGGCCGTTTTTGACCGCAGCCGCCGATTGGTGATGTTCAATCCCTCCCTGCTGGACCTGACCCAGCTTCCTGTCGAATTCTTGTCGTCACGCCCTACGCTGAGCGCAATTCTGGACCGGATGCGCGAGATTCAGCGCCTGCCCGAGCCACGCAACTATGCCACATGGCGCGAGGAACTGTCCGCTTTTGAATCGCAAGCCGCCAACGGCACCTATTGCGAAAACTGGAGCCTTTTGGGTGGGGAAACCCTCCGCGTGACGGGTCGTCCGCATCCCGACGGGGCCATCGCGTTCCTGTTCGAGGACATCAGCGCCGAGATTTCACTGACCCGCCGGTTTCGCTCGCAGGTCGAACTTGGTCAGCATGCTCTCGACACCATCGACGAAGCTGTTGCCGTCTTTGCGCCCTCTGGCCAGATGACGCTTTCGAACCGGCCTTATGATGATCTGTGGTATGGCGCGGGCGGTGGGACGGGCCTGACCGACAAGCGCATCTCTCAAGAGGTCGCAGTCTGGCAGGAGCAATGCGCCCCGACCGGCACATGGGCAAGGATCACCGATTTTGTGAGCGCCTATGGTGAACGCGAACCCGCGCAGGCTCGCGCGCAACTGCAAGACGGGCGCATGTTGAACTGCCGCATGACACCGCTGCCGGGTGGGTCTGCCTTGATCGGGTTCTCCATTACCAAGACACAAGGAGCGGCCGAGTCCGAAGACCGTTATTCCGAACCCTTTGTTGCCGCGCGCTCGTGA
- the ahcY gene encoding adenosylhomocysteinase, translated as MAKDYIVKDIALAAFGRKELDIAETEMPGLMACRDEFGKSQPLKGARIVGSLHMTIQTAVLIETLVALGADVRWASCNIFSTQDHAAAAIAEAGVPVFAIKGQSLEEHWDYLDKSFMFPEGANMILDDGGDATLYILLGARMEAGEDVLAVPTSEEEAVIKAQIQKRMAQTPGWFTKTKADIQGVSEETTTGVHRLYDLHKNGQLPFPAINVNDSVTKSKFDNKYGCKESLVDGIRRATDTMMAGKVAVVMGYGDVGKGSAASLRGAGARVKVTEVDPICALQAAMDGFEVVLLEDVVGSADIFITTTGNKDVIRIEHMREMKDMAIVGNIGHFDNEIQVAALKNHKWTNIKEQVDMIEMPNGNRLILLSEGRLLNLGNATGHPSFVMSASFTNQVLAQIELWTKGDEYQPGVYILPKHLDEKVARLHLDRIGVKLSKLDPEQAAYIGVSPDGPFKPEHYRY; from the coding sequence ATGGCGAAGGACTATATTGTTAAGGACATTGCGCTTGCCGCATTTGGCCGCAAGGAACTTGATATTGCCGAAACGGAAATGCCCGGACTGATGGCCTGCCGTGACGAGTTTGGCAAAAGCCAACCCTTGAAGGGCGCGCGCATCGTCGGCTCGCTGCATATGACGATCCAGACGGCCGTGCTGATCGAAACGCTGGTGGCATTGGGGGCCGATGTGCGCTGGGCGTCGTGCAATATCTTTTCGACACAGGACCACGCCGCGGCCGCGATCGCCGAAGCCGGTGTGCCGGTTTTCGCGATCAAGGGCCAAAGCCTTGAGGAGCATTGGGACTATCTTGATAAATCCTTCATGTTCCCCGAGGGCGCAAACATGATCCTCGACGATGGCGGCGATGCGACCCTTTATATCCTGCTGGGCGCGCGCATGGAAGCTGGCGAAGATGTGCTGGCCGTGCCGACATCCGAAGAGGAAGCGGTGATCAAGGCGCAGATTCAAAAGCGCATGGCCCAAACCCCAGGCTGGTTCACCAAGACCAAGGCCGACATTCAGGGCGTATCCGAGGAAACAACCACTGGCGTTCACCGCCTTTATGATCTGCACAAGAACGGGCAGTTGCCATTCCCCGCGATCAATGTGAACGACTCTGTCACCAAGTCGAAGTTCGACAACAAATATGGCTGCAAGGAAAGCCTGGTTGACGGTATCCGCCGCGCCACAGACACGATGATGGCTGGTAAGGTTGCCGTCGTCATGGGCTATGGTGATGTGGGCAAAGGTTCAGCCGCCAGCCTGCGCGGTGCAGGTGCCCGCGTGAAAGTCACCGAAGTTGACCCGATCTGCGCGCTGCAAGCGGCAATGGACGGGTTCGAGGTTGTTCTGCTTGAGGATGTTGTCGGTTCCGCTGATATTTTCATCACCACCACCGGCAACAAGGACGTCATTCGCATCGAGCATATGCGCGAGATGAAAGACATGGCGATCGTCGGAAACATCGGTCACTTTGATAATGAAATTCAGGTTGCCGCGCTGAAGAACCACAAGTGGACCAATATCAAGGAACAGGTGGATATGATCGAGATGCCGAACGGCAATCGTCTGATCTTGCTGTCCGAAGGGCGCCTGCTGAACCTTGGCAACGCGACCGGCCACCCATCGTTTGTGATGTCGGCATCCTTTACCAATCAGGTGTTGGCACAGATCGAATTGTGGACTAAGGGCGACGAATACCAACCCGGTGTCTATATCCTGCCCAAGCACCTGGACGAAAAGGTCGCGCGTTTGCATCTGGACCGGATCGGCGTGAAACTGTCAAAACTGGACCCTGAACAGGCCGCCTATATTGGTGTGTCGCCCGATGGCCCCTTCAAGCCCGAGCATTATCGCTACTGA
- a CDS encoding EVE domain-containing protein, producing MAYWLFKSEPSTWSWEQQVAKGDAGEEWDGVRNYQARNFMREMKIGDLGFFYHSQTEKAVVGIVEVCATAHPDSTTDDDRWECVDIKAVRPFTQSVALDQIKGDERLIDMVLVKNARLSVQPVTPDEWLTICALGNTKP from the coding sequence ATGGCTTATTGGTTGTTCAAATCCGAACCGTCGACATGGAGCTGGGAGCAGCAGGTTGCCAAGGGCGATGCGGGCGAAGAATGGGACGGTGTGCGCAACTATCAGGCGCGCAATTTCATGCGCGAGATGAAGATCGGCGATCTGGGTTTTTTCTATCACTCGCAGACTGAAAAGGCGGTTGTCGGCATCGTCGAAGTTTGCGCGACCGCCCACCCCGATAGCACAACCGATGATGATCGTTGGGAATGCGTTGATATCAAGGCTGTTCGCCCTTTCACGCAGTCAGTCGCGCTGGACCAGATCAAGGGCGATGAACGGCTGATAGACATGGTGCTTGTGAAAAACGCGCGGCTATCGGTGCAGCCTGTCACGCCGGATGAATGGCTGACCATTTGTGCATTGGGCAACACAAAGCCATAG
- the tsaE gene encoding tRNA (adenosine(37)-N6)-threonylcarbamoyltransferase complex ATPase subunit type 1 TsaE translates to MKFHAGPIALRSEDETAALARRLAGICVAGDTILLEGPIGAGKSALARAIIRARIGEGEDIPSPTYTLVQTYTDADVEIWHCDLYRLTQIDDLIELGLDQAFENAICLIEWPDRLGSLAPENALWLTMAAPKDANDTTHSLSAKGGRDWAKRLEGVFD, encoded by the coding sequence ATGAAATTCCACGCTGGCCCGATTGCTCTCAGATCCGAAGATGAAACCGCTGCGCTTGCCCGCCGTTTGGCCGGGATATGTGTTGCCGGTGACACGATCCTGCTTGAAGGCCCGATTGGGGCGGGCAAATCCGCATTGGCGCGGGCAATCATTCGCGCGCGTATCGGCGAAGGCGAGGACATTCCATCACCGACATATACCCTTGTGCAGACCTACACTGATGCCGACGTCGAAATCTGGCATTGCGACCTCTATCGCCTGACCCAGATCGACGACCTGATCGAGCTTGGCCTTGATCAGGCATTTGAGAACGCGATCTGCCTGATCGAATGGCCTGACCGGCTTGGCTCCCTCGCGCCAGAGAATGCGCTTTGGCTGACAATGGCCGCTCCAAAAGACGCCAACGATACGACGCACAGCCTCTCGGCCAAGGGTGGTCGTGACTGGGCAAAGCGGTTGGAGGGTGTTTTTGACTGA